Proteins co-encoded in one Solea senegalensis isolate Sse05_10M linkage group LG8, IFAPA_SoseM_1, whole genome shotgun sequence genomic window:
- the LOC122773459 gene encoding claudin-1-like, translating to MAVALQVVGLVLGVAAWCVQSSCMSSQLWKVRSQIESLSSSQWQFEGLWMSCAATSLGSVQCSRFKTVLGLPIHLQTCRALMILSLLLSLAAIIVSVLGLKCTKIGRMSERVKEQVALSGGVLFILSGLFTLIAVSWYAARVINDFYDPLYGGVRFELGTGLYLGWVSASLALLGGSMLCCSCRKTQPTPVTRQFSYSYSNSSSSRGPSIYRAALPLDNSSSKAYV from the exons ATGGCGGTGGCGCTGCAGGTCGTGGGTCTGGTTCTGGGTGTGGCGGCCTGGTGTGTGCAGTCAAGCTGTATGTCATCACAGCTGTGGAAGGTGAGGAGTCAGATTGAGtcactcagcagcagccagtggCAGTTTGAAGGTCTTTGGATGAGCTGCGCTGCAACGTCGCTTGGGTCAGTTCAGTGCAGTCGCTTCAAGACGGTGTTAGGGTTGCcaa TTCACCTGCAGACCTGCAGGGCTCTGATGATCCTGTCACTGCTGCTCAGTCTCGCCGCCATCATTGTGTCTGTGCTCGGACTTAAGTGCACCAAGATCGGCAGAATGTCAGAGCGTGTGAAGGAGCAGGTTGCCCTGAGCGGGGGAGTCCTCTTCATCCTGTCTG GCCTCTTCACTTTGATCGCGGTGTCATGGTACGCCGCCAGGGTCATCAACGACTTCTATGACCCCCTGTACGGAGGAGTCAg GTTTGAGCTGGGTACTGGTCTGTATCTGGGCTGGGTGTCTGCCTCTCTCGCCTTACTCGGCGGATCAATGCTCTGCTGTTCTTGCAGGAAGACACAGCCCACACCTGTCACAcg ACAGTTCTCCTACAGCTACTCAAACTCGAGTTCGAGCCGCGGACCAAGCATCTACAGAGCAGCTCTGCCGTTAGACAACAGCAGCTCCAAAGCCTACGTCTAA
- the LOC122773457 gene encoding protein MB21D2, with the protein MAAPALSGRTGSAGSLGNSPTIAAGRLPHGGVGPELDFRSAARMEDLNRLIQEFSKHDQREYDDQRALEIHTAKDFIFSMLGMVQKLDQKLPVANEYLLLSGGVREGVVDMDLDELSVYARGTDYDMDFTLLVPALKLHDRNQPVTLDMRHSALGHSWLSLRLFDEGTINKWKDCCTIVDHINGTTNYFFSPTLVADWFYQSISLVLLEVQKKPQRGMPRVEKVERNGTIISVILGVGSSRMLYDIVPVVSFKGWPAVAQSWLMENHFWDGKITEEEVISGFYLVPACSFKGRKENEWRLSFARSEVQLKKCISSSLMQAYQACKAIIIKLLSRPKAISPYHLRSIMLWACDRLPANYLVQDDFSAHFLLGLIDDLQHCLVNKMCPNYFIPQCNMLEHLSDETAMLHARKLCSVRSDPAEHLRTTIEHAKAANRLTVELQWRGSSNNLPSPQSDASGENQPDDRLAKKLQQLVTENPGKSISVFINPDDVTRPHFRIDDKFF; encoded by the exons ATGGCGGCTCCTGCTCTCTCCGGTCGGACTGGCTCGGCGGGCAGCCTCGGGAACAGCCCCACCATAGCGGCAGGCAGGCTGCCGCACGGCGGCGTCGGGCCCGAGCTCGACTTCAGGTCGGCGGCCCGTATGGAGGACCTGAACCGGCTCATCCAGGAGTTCAGCAAGCACGACCAGCGGGAGTACGACGACCAGCGGGCTCTGGAGATCCACACGGCTAAAGACTTCATCTTCTCAATGTTgg GAATGGTCCAAAAGTTGGACCAAAAGCTCCCAGTAGCCAACGAGTACCTCCTCCTTTCAGGAGGTGTTCGGGAAGGTGTGGTGGACATGGACCTGGACGAGCTCAGCGTCTATGCCCGTGGGACAGACTACGACATGGATTTCACTCTACTTGTCCCCGCGCTCAAACTCCATGACCGCAACCAGCCAGTGACCCTGGACATGAGGCACTCTGCGCTGGGCCACTCCTGGCTCAGCCTCCGCCTCTTTGACGAGGGAACCATCAACAAATGGAAGGACTGCTGCACCATTGTCGACCACATCAACGGCACCACCAACTACTTCTTCTCCCCGACACTGGTGGCTGACTGGTTCTACCAGTCTATCTCCTTGGTTCTGCTGGAGGTGCAGAAGAAGCCACAGAGAGGGATGCCAAGGGTGGAGAAGGTGGAGAGGAACGGTACCATTATCTCTGTCATCCTGGGCGTCGGGAGCAGTCGGATGCTCTATGACATCGTCCCAGTGGTGTCGTTTAAAGGCTGGCCTGCTGTTGCTCAGAGCTGGTTGATGGAGAACCACTTCTGGGATGGGAagatcacagaggaggaggtcaTCAGTGGCTTTTACCTTGTCCCTGCCTGCTCTTTCAAAGGCCGCAAGGAGAACGAATGGCGCCTGTCGTTTGCTCGTAGCGAGGTGCAGCTTAAGAAGTGCATCTCTTCCAGCCTGATGCAGGCGTACCAGGCGTGTAAGGCGATTATCATCAAACTGCTGTCCCGCCCCAAAGCCATCAGCCCCTACCACCTACGTAGCATCATGCTGTGGGCCTGTGACCGCCTCCCTGCCAACTACCTTGTGCAGGATGACTTCTCCGCCCACTTCCTGCTTGGTCTTATCGACGACCTGCAGCACTGCCTTGTCAACAAGATGTGTCCCAACTACTTCATCCCACAGTGCAACATGTTGGAGCACCTGTCGGACGAGACGGCCATGCTGCACGCTCGCAAACTCTGCTCGGTGCGCTCCGACCCGGCCGAGCACCTCCGTACCACCATAGAGCATGCTAAGGCCGCCAACAGGCTGACAGTGGAGCTGCAGTGGCGCGGCAGCTCCAACAACCTGCCATCGCCACAGTCTGACGCCAGTGGGGAGAACCAGCCAGACGACCGGCTGGCCAAAAAGCTCCAGCAGCTCGTTACGGAGAATCCAGGGAAATCCATCTCCGTCTTCATCAACCCGGACGACGTCACGCGGCCGCACTTCCGCATTGATGACAAATTCTTCTGA
- the LOC122773458 gene encoding presenilins-associated rhomboid-like protein, mitochondrial yields the protein MAWRSFSVLLRLAREPVLLSTPKGGSLQQRCGFRKAARKPESKKVEEDLGSTHTESAESAVQRRTATPHWEQQALPSSPRAFSRLIKPLVFTVGFTGCSFGSAAIWQYESVKFRVQSFFDQIQADWLEKLHPQKRGDIRKEINQWWNSLSEGKRTVTGIIAANAIVFCCWRVPSLQRTMIKYFAANPASKTLCSPMLLSTFSHFSFFHMAANMYVLWSLSTSAVSMLGQEQFMAVYLSAGVISAFASYVAKMATGRFGPSIGASGAIMTVLAAICIKMPEAKLGIIFLPMFTFSAANAIKAIIAMDTAGLVLGWRFFDHAAHLGGAMFGIWYVLYGNELIWKNREPFVKLWHEFRTRGGGRGGGGGGGAADV from the exons ATGGCGTGGAGGAGTTTCTCCGTCTTGCTCAGACTCGCGAGAGAACCAGTTTTACTGAGTACCCCGAAGGGCGGCAG CCTCCAGCAGAGATGTGGCTTCAGAAAAGCTGCCAGGAAACCAGAGTCCAAGAAAGTGGAGGAGGACCTGGGATCCACCCACACAGAATCCGCTGAAAGTGCAGTCCAACGCCGGACTGCAACCCCCCACTGGGAGCAACAGGCACTGCCCAGCTCCCCCCGGGCCTTCAGTCGGCTCATCAAACCACTGGTTTTCACTGTGGGG TTTACAGGCTGCTCATTTGGCTCGGCAGCCATCTGGCAATACGAATCGGTCAAATTTCGAGTCCAGAGCTTCTTCGATCAGATCCAAGCTGATTGGCTGGAGAAGTTGCACCCTCAGAAACGTGGAGATATTCGCAAAGAG atCAACCAATGGTGGAACAGCTTGAGTGAAGGAAAGAGGACGGTCACAG ggATCATTGCTGCTAACGCTATTGTCTTCTGCTGTTGGCGAGTTCCATCACTCCAGCGCACCATGATCAAATATTTCGCCGCCAACCCCGCttcga AGACCCTATGCTCACCGATGCTTCTCTCCACGTTCAGTCACTTCTCTTTCTTCCACATGGCGGCGAACATGTATGTCCTATGGAGCTTGTCCACCAGTGCTGTCTCCATGCTGGGCCAAGAGCAGTTCATGGCCGTCTACCTGTCTGCAG GTGTCATTTCTGCGTTTGCGAGTTATGTGGCTAAGATGGCGACAGGGCGGTTTGGACCTTCTATCGGAGCG tctggtGCCATCATGACAGTCTTGGCTGCAATTTGCATCAAAATGCCAGAAGCCAAACTCGGCATCATCTTCCTACCCATGTTCACCTTCTCTGCTGCCAAC GCTATTAAGGCCATCATTGCCATGGATACAGCAGGCCTGGTGCTAGGGTGGAGGTTTTTCGACCACGCTGCTCATTTAGGAGGAGCCATGTTCGGAAT CTGGTACGTCCTGTACGGTAACGAGTTGATCTGGAAGAACCGAGAACCTTTTGTGAAATTATGGCATGAGTTCAGAAcccgaggaggaggacgaggaggaggaggaggaggaggagcagcagacgTGTGA